From Deinococcus budaensis, a single genomic window includes:
- a CDS encoding Mov34/MPN/PAD-1 family protein, with amino-acid sequence MALILPPPLVAALWAHAERDAPRECVGALGGHRHGAQAQAAALYPLPNVAPDPERSYLADPGHLLRALRAMQLGGLTLVALYHSHPRGPAWPSDTDTRLAAYPVPYLIADLPTRLLTAYHLPGGERVPLHFRDG; translated from the coding sequence GTGGCCCTGATCCTGCCGCCCCCCCTGGTGGCCGCCCTGTGGGCGCACGCCGAGCGTGACGCGCCGCGCGAATGCGTCGGGGCGCTGGGCGGCCACCGCCACGGCGCCCAGGCCCAGGCGGCGGCCCTCTATCCCCTCCCCAACGTCGCGCCCGATCCCGAGCGCAGCTATCTGGCCGATCCGGGGCACCTGCTGCGCGCCCTGCGGGCGATGCAGCTGGGCGGCCTCACGCTGGTCGCCCTGTACCACAGCCACCCGCGCGGCCCCGCGTGGCCCAGCGACACCGACACCCGGCTGGCCGCCTACCCGGTCCCCTACCTGATCGCGGACCTGCCCACCCGGCTGCTCACCGCCTACCACCTGCCGGGGGGTGAGAGGGTCCCCCTGCATTTCCGCGATGGGTGA
- a CDS encoding AAA family ATPase yields the protein MGEPRIHALHGFLGSGKTTFARRLERELPGMRFTSDEWMVALYGQDPPADLFPVYHSRVMELMETQWVRALELGVPVILDHGFWTRASRDALRARAGALGVPLTFHVLTVPDEEALRRVRARNGLEGTMYIADETYRRFRERFEAMGEDEVGVAVGTLS from the coding sequence ATGGGTGAACCCCGCATCCACGCCCTGCACGGCTTCCTCGGCAGCGGCAAGACGACCTTCGCGCGGCGACTGGAGCGGGAGTTGCCGGGGATGCGCTTTACCAGCGACGAATGGATGGTCGCCCTGTACGGCCAGGACCCGCCCGCCGATCTCTTCCCCGTCTATCACTCTCGGGTGATGGAGCTGATGGAAACGCAGTGGGTGCGGGCGTTGGAACTGGGGGTGCCCGTCATTCTGGACCACGGCTTCTGGACGCGGGCGAGTCGGGACGCGCTGCGGGCGAGGGCGGGGGCGTTGGGCGTGCCGCTGACCTTCCACGTCCTGACCGTGCCCGATGAGGAGGCGCTTCGGCGGGTGCGGGCGCGGAACGGGCTGGAGGGGACGATGTATATCGCGGACGAGACGTACCGGCGGTTTCGGGAGCGGTTTGAGGCGATGGGGGAGGATGAGGTGGGAGTTGCGGTGGGCACGCTGTCTTGA
- a CDS encoding nucleoside hydrolase → MPTSLPVILDGDPGLDDAIAWLLAFASPEDLEVLALTTVHGNVGLDRTTRNAGVTLALAGADVPIYAGADRPLLRELVTAANVHGETGLPAADLPEPVREPETEHAVNFIVRTVRERPGEITLVATGPLTNVALAFRLAPDLPGKVREVVWMGGSTGEGNRTPSAEFNALADPHAAQIVLTSGARVRMFGLNATMQAVATPERVERLRGLGNRAGRVSAELLTFYAGIYRERYGLSGGALHDPLAVAAVIRPKLCRMQPMNVQVETHEGLNLGRTVCDLYGVTGEPANVEVAVEVDDEAFFELLLERVGRLG, encoded by the coding sequence ATGCCCACTTCCCTGCCCGTGATTCTCGACGGTGACCCCGGCCTCGACGACGCCATCGCGTGGCTGCTCGCCTTCGCCAGCCCGGAGGACCTGGAGGTGCTGGCCCTGACCACCGTACACGGCAACGTGGGGCTGGACCGGACGACCCGCAACGCCGGGGTGACGCTAGCGCTGGCCGGGGCCGACGTGCCTATCTATGCAGGAGCCGACCGCCCGCTGCTGCGCGAACTGGTGACGGCGGCCAACGTCCACGGCGAGACGGGCCTGCCCGCCGCCGACCTGCCGGAACCAGTACGGGAGCCGGAGACGGAGCATGCCGTGAACTTCATCGTGCGGACGGTGCGCGAACGGCCCGGCGAGATCACGCTGGTGGCGACCGGGCCGCTGACGAACGTGGCCCTCGCCTTCCGGCTGGCCCCCGACCTGCCGGGGAAGGTGCGCGAGGTCGTGTGGATGGGCGGCAGCACGGGGGAGGGGAACAGGACGCCTTCGGCCGAGTTCAACGCGCTGGCCGACCCCCACGCGGCCCAGATCGTGCTGACCTCGGGAGCGCGGGTGCGGATGTTCGGCCTGAACGCCACCATGCAGGCGGTCGCCACGCCCGAGCGGGTGGAGCGGCTGCGTGGGCTGGGCAACCGGGCGGGCCGGGTCAGCGCCGAACTGCTGACCTTCTACGCAGGCATCTACCGCGAACGCTACGGCCTGAGCGGCGGGGCGCTGCATGACCCTCTAGCGGTGGCCGCCGTGATTCGCCCGAAGCTGTGCCGGATGCAGCCCATGAACGTGCAGGTGGAAACGCACGAGGGCCTGAATCTTGGCCGGACCGTGTGCGACCTCTACGGAGTGACGGGCGAGCCCGCCAATGTGGAAGTGGCAGTAGAAGTGGACGACGAAGCCTTTTTTGAGCTGCTGCTGGAGCGGGTGGGGCGGCTGGGGTAG
- the pulA gene encoding pullulanase-type alpha-1,6-glucosidase produces the protein MNRLLILLTAALSAPALAQAPQLLQGRPAPLLAQAAPTTPAPAPAAQTPIPENVLRVRYLRPDGQYAGWGLHTWEDTTAQVDWAKPLPPTGQDAGGVYWDVPLKAGAKKVGLIVHKGDDKDPGPDLFADPTQGREVLIQSGKAELAYVSQEAPVPAGSARINYYRPDGNYAGWGLHVWEGAKTPTEWAQPLAQTGKNAFGVYWDVPVKDGWQKLNFIVHKGDEKDPGPDQSLAQTAGNQAWVVSGKAEVYTTRPDTSVRTVGDLTKQQAIMVGADLVAVRPEMVQPGAALTLHTSPTAALKLTPAGVEGGDTLTLLPVEGGLTAAQRAQTPHLANYALLRVREEDRARIGAALRGQLAVSSALPDGTLLGATGVQPARALDALYAYDGPLGVTWANGRPTLRLWVPTAQDVKLRLSNADGSGERTVALTRDAKGVWSVTGEPSWKGLGYRYEVRVFAPSTGKVETNLVTDPYAVALSLNSTRGIIADLNDAAMKPKGWDNLKKPELASVSDLSLYELHVRDFSVLDQTVPAAQRGTYLAFTQGGSAGMKHLKSLADAGLKAVHLLPTFDIATINENKAEWKAPNPADLAKLPANSDEQQKRVNATRDADGFNWGYDPHHYTVPEGSYAVNPAQRTLEYRQMVAALNGAGLRVVQDVVYNHTNAAGQAERSVLDKIVPGYYHRLNLDGAVETSTCCANTASEHRMMEKLTIDSLLTWARQYKVDGFRFDLMGHHMLVNMQNVRRALDSLTVQKDGVDGKKIYVYGEGWDFGEVEKNKRGVNATQLNLYGQGIGTFNDRIRDAVRGGNPFGGLQDQGFATGLFTLPNGQAQNTDRARALALADLVRIGLTGNLRDYRLTNAAGVAVAGKDLSYNGAPAGYAASPRETINYASAHDNQTLWDAVLLKAPRTATTAQRVRMNNLAMSVIGLGQGIPFFHAGEERLRSKSFDGDSYNSGDWFNAIDWTGRDNGFGRGLPPAEKNEGNWPLYRTLLGDASLKTTPADATRATDHFRETLQIRASSKLFRLETAAQVSQTLTFLNTGPKQTPGVIVMKLSGQPGQGQPYKDIVVVFNGSGQTVNFTDASLRNLKLDLHPVLAKSSDPVVRGAKAQGGTLNVPALTTAVFVGK, from the coding sequence ATGAACCGACTGCTGATCCTTCTGACGGCCGCACTGTCGGCCCCGGCGCTGGCGCAAGCTCCGCAGCTTCTTCAGGGCCGCCCGGCGCCGCTGCTGGCCCAGGCGGCTCCCACCACCCCGGCCCCGGCGCCCGCCGCGCAGACCCCCATCCCCGAAAACGTCCTGCGCGTGCGCTACCTGCGGCCCGACGGCCAGTACGCGGGCTGGGGCCTGCACACCTGGGAGGACACCACCGCCCAGGTCGACTGGGCCAAGCCCCTCCCCCCCACCGGACAGGACGCGGGCGGCGTCTACTGGGACGTGCCGCTGAAGGCCGGGGCGAAGAAAGTCGGGTTGATCGTCCACAAGGGTGACGACAAGGACCCCGGCCCCGACCTCTTCGCCGACCCCACCCAGGGCCGCGAGGTGCTGATCCAGAGCGGCAAGGCGGAGCTGGCGTATGTCTCGCAAGAAGCGCCCGTCCCCGCCGGAAGCGCCCGCATCAACTACTACCGCCCCGACGGCAACTACGCGGGCTGGGGCCTGCACGTCTGGGAGGGCGCCAAGACCCCGACCGAGTGGGCGCAGCCGCTGGCGCAGACGGGCAAGAACGCCTTCGGCGTGTACTGGGACGTGCCCGTGAAAGACGGCTGGCAGAAACTGAACTTCATCGTGCACAAGGGCGACGAGAAGGACCCCGGCCCCGACCAGAGCCTCGCGCAGACGGCCGGGAACCAGGCCTGGGTCGTGAGCGGCAAGGCCGAGGTCTACACCACCCGCCCCGACACCAGTGTCCGCACGGTGGGCGACCTGACCAAGCAGCAGGCGATCATGGTGGGCGCGGACCTCGTGGCGGTGCGGCCCGAGATGGTGCAGCCCGGCGCGGCGCTGACCCTGCATACCTCGCCCACCGCCGCCCTGAAGCTCACCCCGGCGGGCGTGGAGGGCGGCGACACGCTGACGTTGCTGCCAGTCGAGGGTGGCTTGACCGCCGCGCAACGTGCCCAAACGCCCCACTTGGCGAATTACGCCCTGCTGCGGGTCCGCGAGGAGGACCGTGCCCGAATCGGCGCCGCCCTGCGCGGCCAGCTCGCCGTGAGCAGCGCCCTGCCCGACGGGACCCTGCTGGGGGCAACCGGCGTGCAGCCTGCCCGGGCGTTGGACGCCCTTTACGCCTACGACGGTCCCCTCGGCGTGACCTGGGCGAATGGCCGCCCCACCCTGCGCCTGTGGGTACCCACCGCGCAGGACGTGAAGCTGAGGCTCTCCAACGCGGACGGCAGCGGTGAGCGCACCGTCGCCCTGACCCGCGACGCGAAGGGCGTCTGGAGCGTGACGGGCGAGCCGAGCTGGAAGGGCCTGGGCTACCGCTACGAGGTCCGCGTCTTCGCGCCGAGCACGGGGAAAGTGGAAACCAACCTCGTCACCGACCCTTACGCAGTGGCGCTGAGCCTGAACTCCACGCGCGGCATCATCGCGGACCTGAACGACGCGGCCATGAAGCCGAAGGGCTGGGACAATCTCAAGAAGCCCGAACTGGCGAGCGTCTCCGACCTTAGCCTCTACGAGCTGCACGTGCGGGATTTCAGCGTATTGGACCAGACGGTGCCCGCCGCACAGCGCGGGACGTACCTCGCCTTCACCCAGGGCGGCAGCGCGGGCATGAAGCACCTGAAGTCGCTCGCGGACGCGGGACTGAAGGCCGTCCACCTCCTGCCCACCTTTGACATCGCCACCATCAACGAGAACAAGGCGGAGTGGAAGGCGCCCAACCCCGCCGACCTCGCCAAACTGCCCGCCAACAGCGACGAGCAGCAGAAGCGCGTGAACGCCACCCGCGACGCCGACGGCTTCAACTGGGGCTACGACCCCCACCACTACACCGTGCCGGAAGGCAGCTACGCGGTGAACCCGGCGCAGCGGACGCTGGAATACCGGCAGATGGTCGCGGCGCTGAACGGGGCCGGGCTGCGCGTCGTGCAGGACGTGGTCTACAACCACACGAACGCGGCGGGGCAGGCCGAGCGCAGCGTGCTGGACAAGATCGTGCCGGGCTACTACCACCGCCTCAATCTCGACGGCGCGGTGGAAACCAGCACCTGCTGCGCGAACACCGCCTCCGAGCACCGGATGATGGAAAAGCTGACCATCGACTCGCTGCTGACCTGGGCGCGGCAATACAAGGTGGACGGCTTCCGCTTCGACCTGATGGGGCACCACATGCTCGTCAACATGCAGAACGTCCGCCGGGCGCTCGACAGCCTGACCGTGCAAAAGGACGGCGTGGACGGCAAGAAGATCTACGTCTACGGCGAGGGCTGGGACTTCGGGGAGGTCGAGAAGAACAAGCGGGGCGTGAACGCCACCCAGCTCAACCTCTACGGCCAGGGCATCGGCACCTTCAACGACCGCATCCGGGACGCGGTGCGGGGCGGGAACCCCTTCGGGGGGCTTCAGGACCAGGGCTTCGCCACCGGCCTCTTCACCCTGCCCAACGGTCAGGCGCAGAACACCGACCGGGCGCGGGCACTCGCACTGGCCGACCTTGTGCGAATTGGCCTGACCGGGAACCTGCGCGACTACCGCCTGACGAACGCGGCGGGCGTGGCGGTCGCGGGCAAGGACCTCTCCTACAACGGGGCGCCCGCCGGGTACGCGGCCAGCCCCCGCGAGACGATCAACTACGCCTCGGCGCACGACAACCAGACCCTCTGGGACGCCGTGCTGCTCAAGGCGCCGCGCACGGCAACGACCGCGCAGCGCGTCCGCATGAACAACCTCGCCATGAGTGTGATCGGGTTGGGGCAGGGCATCCCCTTCTTCCACGCGGGCGAGGAACGGCTGCGGAGCAAGAGCTTTGACGGCGACTCGTACAACAGCGGCGACTGGTTCAACGCCATCGACTGGACGGGCCGCGACAACGGCTTTGGCCGGGGCCTGCCGCCTGCCGAGAAGAACGAGGGCAACTGGCCGCTCTACCGCACGCTGCTGGGAGACGCCAGCCTGAAGACCACCCCCGCCGACGCCACCCGTGCCACCGACCACTTCCGCGAAACGCTCCAGATTCGCGCCAGTTCCAAACTCTTCCGGCTGGAGACGGCCGCGCAGGTGTCCCAGACGCTGACCTTCCTGAACACGGGGCCGAAGCAGACGCCCGGCGTGATCGTGATGAAGCTCAGCGGGCAGCCTGGCCAGGGCCAGCCGTACAAGGACATCGTGGTGGTGTTCAACGGGAGCGGCCAGACCGTGAACTTCACGGACGCCAGCCTGCGGAATCTGAAACTCGACCTGCACCCGGTCCTGGCGAAGTCTAGCGACCCGGTCGTGCGCGGCGCGAAGGCGCAGGGGGGCACACTGAACGTTCCCGCGCTGACGACGGCGGTGTTTGTCGGGAAGTAA
- a CDS encoding glycoside hydrolase family 36 protein codes for MPEWTLNVSPAQVRVLVSGYQSWSEAELRPLTERQAVPLMPWRHQQGHDPAFLPSGEAGVWRSHTLLALIRPDGGGWVGCALDATRTFTHWEACARGEQVRVTCTLEGPPVEVAWEETADVIATVERLSARLGANMHARTPAPLRVWCSWYSYYRDVTLDAVLDNARLARELTLPFDVFQLDDGFQADLGDWLEPGAHFGGHARDLPAPLSDLGFTPGLWLAPFLAGPTSRLFRDHPDWMLRGEGGSPLPVGHNWGGPYFALDTTRPEVLDWLRELTATVRGWGYPYLKLDFLYGAALPGVRHNPGVGRAQAYRQGLQALRDGAGEDTFLLGCGAPLASSIGLVDAMRTGPDVAPLWDDESRRLWLGDATGPSARNAVHTALSRWYQHAWYQPDPDVMIARRERSLLGDEERGTLLGLLDVVGGLRASSDPIALLDAPGLDLLRRSLEISAPDRPVTLAESLGGAVTHFTRGTFNLLNEPAGGGQPPRSYRVRTGE; via the coding sequence ATGCCCGAATGGACGCTGAACGTCTCCCCCGCCCAAGTGCGCGTTCTGGTCAGCGGTTACCAGTCGTGGAGCGAGGCCGAATTGCGGCCCCTCACCGAGCGACAGGCTGTGCCGCTGATGCCCTGGCGCCATCAGCAGGGGCACGACCCGGCCTTCTTGCCCAGCGGCGAGGCGGGGGTGTGGCGAAGTCACACGCTGCTGGCGCTCATTCGCCCGGACGGCGGCGGCTGGGTCGGCTGCGCGCTGGACGCCACACGCACCTTCACCCACTGGGAGGCCTGCGCCCGCGGCGAGCAGGTGCGCGTGACCTGCACCCTGGAAGGCCCGCCCGTCGAGGTCGCCTGGGAGGAGACGGCCGACGTGATCGCCACCGTGGAGCGGCTGAGCGCCCGGCTGGGAGCGAACATGCACGCGCGGACGCCCGCCCCGCTGCGGGTGTGGTGCAGTTGGTACTCCTACTACCGCGACGTGACGCTGGACGCGGTGCTGGACAATGCCCGGCTGGCCCGCGAGCTGACCCTCCCCTTCGACGTGTTCCAGCTCGACGACGGCTTTCAGGCCGACCTGGGCGACTGGCTGGAGCCGGGCGCGCACTTCGGCGGCCACGCCCGCGACCTGCCCGCGCCCCTCTCGGACCTGGGCTTCACGCCGGGGCTGTGGCTGGCGCCCTTTCTGGCGGGGCCGACCTCGCGCCTCTTCCGCGACCACCCGGACTGGATGCTGCGCGGCGAAGGCGGCTCGCCCCTTCCGGTCGGGCACAACTGGGGCGGGCCGTACTTCGCGCTGGACACCACCCGCCCGGAGGTGCTGGACTGGCTGCGCGAGCTGACGGCCACCGTGCGCGGCTGGGGCTACCCCTACCTCAAGCTCGACTTTCTGTACGGGGCGGCGCTCCCCGGCGTGCGGCACAATCCCGGCGTGGGCCGGGCGCAGGCATACCGCCAGGGCCTCCAGGCGCTGCGCGACGGCGCGGGCGAGGACACCTTCCTGCTGGGCTGCGGCGCCCCGCTGGCCTCCAGCATCGGGCTGGTGGACGCGATGCGGACCGGACCGGACGTGGCGCCCCTCTGGGACGACGAGTCGCGGCGGCTGTGGCTGGGCGACGCCACCGGGCCGAGCGCGCGCAACGCGGTCCACACCGCCCTCTCGCGCTGGTACCAGCACGCCTGGTATCAGCCTGACCCCGACGTGATGATCGCCCGGCGCGAACGCAGCCTGCTGGGCGACGAGGAACGCGGCACCTTGCTGGGCCTGCTGGACGTGGTGGGCGGCCTGCGGGCGAGCAGCGACCCCATCGCCCTGCTGGACGCCCCGGGCCTGGACCTGCTGCGCCGCAGCCTGGAGATCAGCGCGCCCGACCGCCCGGTGACCCTGGCCGAGAGCCTGGGCGGCGCGGTGACGCACTTCACGCGCGGCACCTTCAACCTGCTGAACGAACCCGCCGGGGGCGGCCAGCCGCCGCGCAGCTACCGCGTGCGGACCGGGGAGTGA
- a CDS encoding FKBP-type peptidyl-prolyl cis-trans isomerase codes for MTSQELIVEKYHEGQGTPAQAGKMVRVHYTGTLEGGQKFDSSRDRGEPIEFPLGVGYVIPGWDQGLAGLRVGDKARLTIPGHLAYGAAGVPGVIPPNATLIFDVELMDVR; via the coding sequence ATGACCTCCCAGGAGCTGATCGTCGAGAAATACCACGAGGGCCAGGGCACGCCCGCCCAGGCCGGAAAGATGGTGCGCGTCCACTACACCGGCACCCTGGAGGGCGGCCAGAAGTTCGACTCCAGCCGCGACCGGGGCGAACCTATCGAGTTTCCGCTGGGCGTGGGCTACGTGATTCCCGGCTGGGACCAGGGCCTCGCGGGCCTGCGGGTGGGCGACAAGGCGCGGCTCACCATTCCCGGCCACCTCGCCTACGGCGCCGCGGGCGTGCCCGGCGTGATTCCGCCCAACGCCACGTTGATCTTCGACGTGGAACTGATGGACGTGCGCTGA
- the lepB gene encoding signal peptidase I — MRRVTPAAPPASPGGFPFFWRVWVLGALLPVWVLTTFVATFARVDGDSMQPTLESGDLLLLLKYPRWLRAWGLPTAYPQRGDLLIFKAPADSPYSYETFLGVRHRPYNVKRVLALPGETVAIEQGRVVVNGRALAESYANDGVLSDQPPLRVPAGKVWVLGDNRLIGESLDSRAYGPVALRDAAGPANLRLWPHPGLVGGEAVSLGP; from the coding sequence ATGCGCCGCGTGACGCCCGCCGCCCCTCCCGCTTCTCCCGGCGGGTTCCCTTTCTTCTGGCGCGTGTGGGTGCTGGGCGCGCTGCTGCCGGTGTGGGTGCTAACCACCTTCGTCGCCACCTTCGCGCGGGTGGACGGCGACTCGATGCAGCCGACCCTGGAGAGCGGCGACCTGCTGCTGCTGCTCAAGTATCCCCGCTGGCTGCGCGCCTGGGGCCTGCCCACGGCGTACCCGCAGCGCGGCGACCTGCTGATCTTCAAGGCCCCGGCGGACAGCCCCTACAGCTACGAGACGTTTCTGGGCGTGCGCCACCGCCCCTACAACGTCAAGCGCGTGCTGGCCCTGCCGGGCGAGACGGTCGCCATCGAGCAGGGGCGGGTGGTCGTGAACGGGCGGGCGCTGGCCGAGAGCTACGCGAATGACGGCGTGCTGAGTGACCAGCCGCCGCTGCGGGTGCCGGCCGGCAAGGTCTGGGTGCTGGGCGACAACCGCCTGATCGGGGAGAGCCTCGACTCGCGCGCCTACGGCCCGGTGGCCCTGCGCGACGCGGCGGGTCCGGCGAACCTGCGGCTGTGGCCCCATCCGGGGCTGGTGGGCGGGGAAGCCGTGAGCTTAGGCCCCTGA
- a CDS encoding DUF1684 domain-containing protein: protein MVSGDAAWTEALLDFRRRKDEHFAAGKGPVPAGALGDFHGLSYFAPDPGWAFVLPVAPGDGGEVPLATNTGEARPMARFGTVTLELPGGPHALTLYAPPGDETPARVFVPFRDGTSGQETYGAGRYLDAPLARTPQGLRVSLDFNLAYHPYCAYADGWICPLPPRENWLPEPVRAGERLPAEEGAGP, encoded by the coding sequence CTGGTGAGCGGGGACGCGGCCTGGACCGAAGCCCTGCTCGACTTCCGGCGCCGCAAGGATGAGCATTTCGCGGCGGGAAAGGGGCCGGTCCCGGCAGGCGCGCTGGGCGACTTTCACGGCCTGAGCTACTTCGCGCCCGACCCCGGCTGGGCCTTCGTGCTGCCCGTGGCGCCGGGAGACGGCGGCGAGGTCCCCCTGGCGACCAACACGGGCGAGGCCCGCCCGATGGCCCGCTTCGGCACGGTGACGCTGGAGCTGCCGGGCGGCCCACACGCGCTGACCCTCTACGCCCCTCCCGGCGACGAGACCCCGGCGCGGGTCTTCGTGCCCTTCCGCGACGGCACCAGCGGGCAGGAGACCTACGGGGCCGGGCGTTACCTCGACGCGCCGCTGGCCCGGACGCCGCAGGGGCTGCGCGTGAGTCTGGATTTCAACCTGGCCTACCACCCCTACTGCGCCTACGCGGACGGCTGGATCTGTCCCCTCCCCCCGCGCGAGAACTGGCTCCCGGAGCCGGTGCGGGCGGGCGAGCGCTTGCCGGCAGAAGAAGGCGCCGGGCCGTAG
- a CDS encoding RNA-binding S4 domain-containing protein: MTQNARPSPDERDTIDLQDFLKLRGLVETGGEAKFRVQGGEVRLNGEIETRRRKKLRRGDIVEYAGERLRVDW, translated from the coding sequence ATGACCCAGAACGCACGGCCTTCCCCCGACGAGCGCGACACCATCGACCTTCAGGACTTTCTGAAGTTGCGCGGCCTGGTCGAAACCGGCGGCGAGGCCAAGTTCCGGGTGCAGGGCGGCGAGGTGCGGCTCAACGGGGAGATCGAGACGCGGCGGCGCAAGAAGCTGCGGCGCGGGGACATCGTGGAGTACGCGGGCGAGCGGCTGCGGGTGGACTGGTGA
- a CDS encoding winged helix-turn-helix transcriptional regulator translates to MSRASGDPFSAAFHHATDLVGKRWTGAILFSLFHGRTRFSELAAAVPGLSGRLLSERLKEFEAEGLLTRTVTPETPVRITYHLTAKGRALGGVLRHLDVWAQTWLTPGEAPNPVPEA, encoded by the coding sequence ATGTCCAGAGCCTCCGGCGACCCTTTCAGCGCGGCCTTTCATCACGCCACCGATCTGGTGGGCAAGCGGTGGACGGGGGCCATCCTCTTTTCGCTGTTTCATGGGCGCACCCGCTTTTCGGAACTCGCGGCGGCGGTGCCCGGCCTCAGCGGGCGCCTGCTCAGCGAGCGGCTCAAGGAGTTCGAGGCCGAGGGCCTGCTGACGCGCACCGTCACGCCCGAGACGCCCGTGCGCATCACGTACCACCTCACCGCCAAGGGCCGCGCGCTCGGGGGGGTGCTGCGGCACCTCGACGTCTGGGCGCAGACGTGGCTCACCCCCGGCGAGGCGCCGAACCCCGTCCCGGAGGCGTGA
- a CDS encoding DUF6069 family protein, whose translation MTPVPASRALPALVRNGVLAALAASALTLAVLLGATGVGVPLGVSGPGETVLEIGAALVVTACVAGALGATLVLAALNAFARHPRRSFEVSALAVLALSLMPLLAGDLPAATAVSLGAMHLVAAAATMALLRPVARRSR comes from the coding sequence ATGACGCCCGTCCCTGCCAGCCGCGCCCTTCCCGCTCTCGTCCGCAACGGCGTGCTCGCCGCTCTGGCGGCCAGTGCGCTCACGCTCGCCGTCTTGCTGGGGGCCACGGGAGTGGGCGTGCCCCTGGGGGTCTCCGGCCCCGGCGAGACCGTGCTGGAGATCGGCGCTGCCCTGGTGGTGACCGCCTGTGTGGCGGGGGCGCTCGGGGCCACGCTGGTGCTGGCCGCCCTGAACGCCTTCGCCCGGCACCCGCGCCGCAGCTTCGAGGTCAGCGCCCTGGCCGTGCTGGCCCTGTCGCTGATGCCGCTGCTCGCCGGGGACCTGCCCGCCGCCACCGCCGTCTCCCTCGGCGCGATGCATCTGGTCGCGGCGGCGGCCACCATGGCGCTGCTGCGTCCGGTGGCGAGGCGGTCGCGGTGA
- a CDS encoding NAD(P)H-binding protein, with protein MNVLLLGATGQLGRPLLRQALAAGHGVSAFVRRPERLDLAHPRLRAVRGDALDPAGVAAALPGHDAVLSTLGGSPDVVTQGARHLVAAMQGSAVRRLIAVAAAGILPLDDRTLVRDLPTFPAGFREVSAAHLRAYELLVASDLEWTLLCPPALVGGALTGRYRVQAEHALSDARTVSTEDAAHFILGELTAPRFVRMRVAIAS; from the coding sequence GTGAACGTGCTGCTGCTGGGCGCGACTGGCCAGCTGGGTCGCCCGCTGTTGCGCCAGGCCCTCGCCGCCGGGCACGGGGTCAGCGCGTTCGTGCGGCGGCCCGAGAGGCTGGACCTGGCCCACCCCCGCCTGCGGGCCGTGCGGGGCGACGCGCTCGACCCGGCGGGGGTCGCCGCCGCGCTGCCCGGCCACGACGCGGTGCTGAGTACGCTCGGCGGGTCGCCGGACGTGGTGACGCAGGGGGCGCGGCACCTCGTCGCCGCCATGCAGGGAAGCGCGGTGCGGCGGCTGATCGCCGTCGCGGCGGCGGGCATCCTGCCGCTGGACGACCGGACCCTCGTGCGCGACCTGCCCACCTTCCCGGCCGGCTTCCGCGAAGTCTCCGCCGCGCACCTGCGAGCTTACGAGCTGCTGGTCGCCTCGGACCTGGAATGGACCCTGCTGTGCCCGCCCGCGTTGGTCGGCGGCGCCCTGACGGGCCGCTACCGGGTGCAGGCGGAACACGCCCTCAGCGACGCGCGGACCGTCTCCACGGAGGACGCCGCGCATTTCATCCTCGGGGAACTGACGGCGCCCCGCTTCGTGCGGATGCGCGTCGCTATCGCGTCTTGA